The Coffea arabica cultivar ET-39 chromosome 6e, Coffea Arabica ET-39 HiFi, whole genome shotgun sequence genome contains the following window.
CCCTTTGTTTGTTCAACTTTCCCCTTCCTTTATTAGGTTAATTTGATCTTCTACCAATGACTTTTTTAGTTTGCTTGCATGTGCTGAGCTTGCAGCGGGCTGGCAGGCTTCTACTTTTGTGGCTATGAGTGTTGGTATCATTTTTGTTCCACCGACTTTTTATGCACACATTTAAAGTCCATGGGAGTTTAATTTTGTACGACTTGACCTTTTGTTCAACATTCCGACCTAGGTTGGTTTTGTGGCAATTGCGGTTTGGCCTATCATATCTTTTTGCTCTAACCGTTTCTGCTTACATGTATAAAATGATTTATACTACTGCTAGCTAAAAGAAGTACTGGTGCATGCAATTCGTAAAGAAGAGGGGATAGGGAAGTTATTGTTGCTGTATTTAAGTAGAGTTTCAAGAGGCTAAGGATTGATGCCTGTGATTGGGGTAGTCAACACTAGAATGGGTTTACTTCTCGTGCAAATTATGTTATTACATTTGACTAGGAGGCTGAGTTATAATTGCAAAGTCATAAAATTTGTATGCTATGTTTGCTCTTATATATTTTGTGCTTTTGATGAACTTAATTACGAAAAGGGGATTAGCTGAAGCATGTTAGGAATTTACCCTAATTGACATCTGGCCGACAGCGGGATGACAGTGGAAGAATATATGGGTAAACAGGTTATTATGTGTGCAGCTTGAGGGTTTGTAAATATCTATCTTTAAGGCCTTGATGTGGAAAGGGCGATTCTCATACTGTCTGCCCTGTGTTCTACCTTATTTGTCTTCTTTATCATGTGTTCTATAATAGGATTGTTTTAACTTTTGGCTGTTCTACTAGAATTTTCTAGCCTTGTTTCTACATATATGCCCAAGATGTTGAtgtgaaatttctttttgagaggatgatcctttttgttttccctttgAAGTACTGGTTAAAGGCGTTATTTCATTGTGTTGTTACATGACAATAATACAAGCAGTAGTCATGGATGAAAAGTTTTGGCCGACAATTCTGTATTACCAAAAATGGATGTATgatgttttaaatatttttttattgatgCTATAAAATCCGACTCAGTCCTGCTCCAGTAACATTTTAGATGCTGAAAATCTAATTATCTTCTACTCTTTTTGTTGAATAACTCTGCTATTTTTTGTTGCAGGGAAATCTAATCATGCAAGTTCTGCCAAGAGATCTGGGCATCTTATCAGACCCACTTCTCCCAAGTCTCCTGTTGCTAGTGTCAGTGCTTTTGAAAGTGTGGAAGGATCAGATGATGAAGATAATATGACTGACAGTGCTGGACTAAACGATGCATATCTACATGCCAATGGGAATGCGGTAATACTTAATGATAGATTTGGGCGTGCACAATTCCATTTGGTTTTTTTTATTCCTTgtattttcttgattcaatcaatGTCCTTGTGCTGTCAAGGATTTACTTTCTCGAGTCTTGCCAATGTtgtataatttcttttcatttatgATGCTACATAAAGTCCCCAGGAATTCACTAAATTGACCCTATAACGAGCTGGGTCCTGAATGTTAAAGTATGTTTCAGGATTTACCGGATCACAGGAATGCCAATAATGGAGAGCAAATGGCTATGTCTGCATCAAGTATGATTCGATCCCATAGCGTATCTGGTGATCTGCACAGTGTGCAACCAGACCCTGTGGCTGCGGACATTCTCAGAAAAGAACCAGAACAGGAAACCTTTGTGAAGCTGAAAATTGCCCCAAGGGGTATTACAtcctcttctttcctttttatgttATAGGGTATAGCTTTTGTCAGCCCATTGGTTGTTTCTGTCCTGCAGCATACTTGCTAATGATTAGGCTAATAATTTATGCTTTGATGAAAACTTAAGTGTCATGTTACAGTTAAACTACCTTATTTTTCCTTCAGGTGTTATTGATTGACTAATATCACGGCTGAAACCAAGGGATTTGTGGAAATTTGTTTAATTTAACATTTAATGTACCCATCCATACTTTTTTCATTCTTCTTGGTCAAATGGAAAAGAAGAACAAACAGTCGGGTAGCAGCATTTCATTTCCAACAGCTGAGCTTTAATCTTCAGCCTTGGTTTTCATAGAAGTTAAGAAGCAATAATCATAATACCGATGCTTGTGAATAAACTATATCACCATATTAGTACAAAATTGACTGTTCTGTTCATTTTTGTATGTGTGAAAGCATCATGACGATAATTCTGTTCTATTTTTGGTCGTCCATGTATCTATTCTCCCCCTCACTGTTAGTGTGCACTTTATGTACTTTTCAGACTATTGGAATTAACATTGGAATCTATCCTTGCTTGTAATAAATGTACATGGATGCCAAAGCctatattttatttctttgtaatGATTTTCAGAGACACCATCTCCTGATGAAGTGGACGTCTATCGGAATCTGCAAGTGTGCCTAGAAATGAGAAAGACATATGTATTTAGGGAAGCTGTTGCGCCATGGGAAAAGGAAATCATAACTGATCCAAGCACACCAAAGCCCATTCCAAATCCATTTGATTATATGCCAGAACGAAAATCTGATGTAAGATAAAATGCGttagaattttttctttttttggttgatttttctTATGTGTGAGTAGTTTGAGGATTTTATTTTCTGTTCCTGTTGTTTTACTTTGTTGTGTTGGCACATTGTTATTAAGTACAGGGTTTCGAGTCACTAATATGTTGAGTGTTCCTACAGCATTCTTTTCAGATGGAAGATGGAGTTGTGCAAGTTTATGCTAATAAGGAGGGTAAGATGCTTGGTACCTTTGTCATTTTTTTGGTATAATAGTGTATCATCTTTGCCCTTTTTCCCCTctgatttttattattttccttcATCTAGCAACGGAGAAACTTTTCCCAGTAGCTGATGCAACCACCTTTTTCACTGACCTGCACCACATCCTTAAAGTTATTGCTGCGGGGAATATTCGGACACTATGTCACCATCGCCTAGTACTTTTAGAACAAGTAGATACTATGACTTTGATAGTTGTTTGTAGGAAGTGTGTTGAGTTTTGTTAGTGACCTAAAATTGTTTGCTTTTCAAAATACTGACTTATATGTTGTCCAGAAATTCAACCTCCATTTGATGCTTAATGCTGATCGGGAATTCCTTGCTCAAAAAAGTGCCCCACACCGTGACTTCTATAATGTCAGGAAAGTCGACACCCACGTTCACCACTCAGCCTGCATGAACCAGAAGCATCTTTTGAGGTTTATAAAGTCAAAGCTGAGGAAAGAGCCTGACGAGGTGTTGGGTCATTCTACTTGAGCTGTCTGCCATTTTCAAAGCATCATATATACTTCTCTTCTTCTGGATTAAAAGTGTCACTAACAAAAGTTTTTATGGAATAAAATCTGTAGAACTTTTCACAAATCCATCAAGATAGTGCCATTTTTCTGAGTATCTTACATAGGTATACCTTTTCTTCAGGTTGTCATATTTCGTGATGGTACCTATTTGACATTGAAAGAAGTTTTTGAGAGCTTGGATTTATCTGGGTATGAGAGGCTCCTAAATTCTGTGCTTTGAAGAATTGCTCGCCTCTCAGTTCAACTCTTTTGACTTGACTCATTGCTTTTTGACATCTGCTTTTCGCTTTTTTGTTTCActgataattttttttcccaaacagGTATGATCTGAATGTTGACCTACTGGATGTTCATGCTGACAAGAGCACCTTTCATCGATTTGACAAGTTTAATCTTAAGTACAACCCTTGTGGTCAAAGTAGGCTAAGGGAGATTTTTCTGAAGCAGGAAAACCTTATACAGGGTATTGCCATATTTTCTCTTCAGACCTGAAAAACTAGATCTTCATTTTAGTGAAAAAGAAGTTTCCACATTCTAGGTCATACCACTTGCTTTCGATCACCATGCATTTCCTTTGCAATATGAATTAAGATAAGCCATCCAATTCTTCTGTTTCTTCTTCgtcattttctttcttgttaCTCAAGTTCCACTTCGCGCCAGATTGTCCCCTTGATtctgttttcaatttttgtttacTTGGAAGCTTTATATTTGTTTATCAGATGTATTGAGTTTAAGATTTATTATATCTGCAAATTTGCAGGTCGTTTCCTTGGTGAGCTGACTAAGCAAGTTTTTTCTGATCTTGAAGCAAGCAAATATCAAGTGCGTCCTTTGTGTGTAATGAAATTTATCATctgctttttcatttttatttttcaccgtGCAGAAGATCAGCAATGCCTTAATAGTTCTTCCTTTTGCTTTGTGACACACTGAGCAACCCTGACTTACAACGAAACTTCTTGGCGGCCATTTTTGTTCTCTTCTGTCCATTTTGTGAAAGCTTTTCCATTTGTTTATCTTgtatcctttccttttctttttctttgggaGAGTGGGcctttacttatgtcattttttcttcttaaattAAGTATTCTTCCCAGTACTTATGtcatcttttgtatttttgttaAGCAAGAACTTTAAGGTTAAGATGCTTGTACCGCTTGAAAAATATGTGAAGATTGTTGCTTGAAGTCTGCATTGTCTTCACTTTCTGGCTGAGATGACAAGACTTCTGCACAACAATTTTAGCTTTGATGAGGGAAGGTGTCTGGTCTCCTTGTTTTCTTCAAGCACGTTTTATATACTTTTCAAATGATATTTAGATTCTAGGGTAAAGTTTCTGCAGGTTGGAATATCTTGGTAATTTTGTGTCAAAACTTGGaagattttttaaagtacaTCACTTGCAAAATGAATCTGGTGGTGTTGTTTTTGTTGtagtcttcttttccttttaaaatTATATGAGCATTTTGATGTTATGATTTGGGTTTCTGTCCAGTACAACGCTCCATGATTATGCCAGTTAAAGTCCAAACTTCTTCACTCCTTATTCTTGTTTGGATTAAGTATTGGTGGTTCTCCTTTGGTTCTGATGCAGATGGCTGAATACAGGGTATCCATATATGGCAGAAAGCAGAGTGAGTGGGACCAGCTGGCTAGTTGGATAGTAAACAATGACTTGTATAGCGAGAATGTTGTCTGGTTGATTCAGGTATCCAACAGAACCAACTGTATTTGTGTTGATGTCCTTGGCAAGAACTTTGTGGAAAGAACCTTAGTTCTTCTCTAGAAGGTCGATACTATTAAATGTCGATTAAAACAACCTTCTTCTCCTTTCTGCTCAACTTGTTCTCTCTAACAATTGGACAGCAATAATGTCCTTAAGGAAAGCTTTTACGTACCCCTGGGTTCTCAGAAATGCTCTATACCATGTTATGTTTATGCAAATCGTTGTATATTGCCCAAATagttctgattacttttcctatGTTAATTGGAAAACACTGTTCTCATCTTATAATTAGTCGTGTGCTTTAAtaagaaaattatttattatttgtcaaaattggTTCTGTTTGCAGGAACAAAACCCTGGAATTTCAAGATTTTGTCTTGCATGTCATTCGCCCATCTATGGCCACTTACTATTGTTCTTTTTCTCTGTTTTGCCTTTTCTTCTTGAATTCTTCCACTGTCTTGATTGAAGGGCTTATGACTATAATTCAAATACTTGTTACTTAACTTTTCATGTTTAATTTTGATGTTTAACTTTTCTGTAATTGGTTCTAAGAACAATcataatgagggggaaagaaGAATCAATACCAATAGGCGCCTTATACTACAATTTTATAATAGGGGCCTGCTTTATGCTTATGGTTTAAAGTTTGAAGTTGTGTATAGTCTTGCAATGCATCTGATGCTGTCAAAATGGATAATGCTGTTGACTGTCAGACATAAATGGCTAACTTTTGGGGAGCATTATGAATGCTGTCAGACTTGGAAATTCTAGGAGATTGGTTTCGTGTTGTATAACTAGGTTCAGAGTCTCTGAGTGCTGTCCAATGGACACAATGTCAGGTCTGAAGCCTATTATGATTAGGGAGAAAAGCATCTAAGTTTGAGGCGGTATAAAATCTCTTGTTTCAgcccttttttttccctaagCATCTTGTTTAATCAGAATATTAAATGCTATCTGAATAGTGATTTTCGTATTGAATTTCAATTCTTTTCAGCTTCCAAGACTCTACAATGTCTACAAGGAAATGGGAATTGTGACATCTTTTCAGAACATTCTTGATAATGTTTTCCTTCCTTTGTTTGAGGTTACTGTGGATCCAGATTCACATCCTcagttgcatgttttcttgaagCAGGTATGCATACTACCACTACATCAACTTTATTCTGCTTTATTGGGTAATAAACCATGTTCATTGAATACTGATAATTCTCCGGGTTAATCTCCCTGAAAGCTGGGTTCCTTTTCATGTTCCCTCAATATTCCTTTTTCTGTTCCATATGACAATGTTTGAAGGCAGACAAGAGGTGGCTTTTGGTAGCATGTAAAAAGATGATAGGGTTAAAACCCTGTAGTAGTGTCTAGGAGATAGTTATAAGTGAATAAATGATGAGCTATTCACCATTGCCAGATGTGGGTGTTATAAATTCATGTTTTTTAGTTAACAATAGTCTTTGTATAATGTCTAAGATGGTTTAACTAAATCCTGTTCCTGGATATTCAGGTGGTTGGATTTGATTTGGTGGACGATGAAAGTAAGCCAGAAAGACGTCCTACAAAACACATGCCGACACCTGCTCAGTGGACCAACATATTCAATCCTGCATACTCATACTACATTTACTATTGTTATGCTAACTTATACACCTTAAATAAGGTAAAGAAGTTGTTTCTGTTTATGCACTCTCcagaaattgagaaaaatgaagtaatttACCAATTGTGTGATTTGCTTCtcctttgtttttttcctttttttttttgggaaagggggggggggggttgtggTGTTAGGCAGTGCACCGTGGGGTTGATGGATGGTATAAAGGTTGGGGTTGGGGATAATGGGCTTACCACATTTCAATATTATCATTACAGCACTACTTTACATCTCTATCAACTGTAAGAGGCCTTTAAGATTTGGGCAATAGCTTTTTGGTCTTTGTCCTGATTTTTTcctagacttttttttttgccttacaATACAGGCAATAGCTTTTTGGtgtttttgctaattttttttttctgttagaCTATTGTTTTTCACTTCTGTCATGACTCATGGGGCTAATACCAGGAATGGAAACTTGAGATAGGATTACTGTAATATAAAtagtattttcttaaattgttacTATGATTGAGTTGTTGCTTGTAAGATGCAATAGCAAAAATcctcctaacattattttccaGGGCCTTTTCTGCTTTCCACTGTTTTTCTGTAACAGTTTtgcattttttcccttttttttgtggCCCGGGGGGAGGGGGGAGGTGTTTTGGCATTGCAGAAGAGGAAGGTTTAAGGATTCCTTCACCTAAAGATGGTGGTGTTTTCACCGGTGTATATGATTATATGGTTAATCTGTTTGCTGGCATTGTTTTGTGAGAATTAATTGCATAACATTTCAGCTTCGCGAGTCAAAAGGAATGACCACTATCAAACTCCGTCCACATTCTGGAGAGGTACATAAATGTTCATTCTGTGTGATCTGAAGTTAGATTGATTGTGTTATTGATGGTTTCAGTTTGTTAGGCTGGTGATGTTGACCACCTTGCAGCGACATTTCTTACTGCTCATAATATTGCGCATGGAATCAACTTGAGAAAATCTCCTGTACTTCAGTATTTGTACTACCTGGCCCAGGTAAAACAACACACGTCAAATTGATTAGCTTCCAAAGTGTGCACATTGTAATGCATTGGGATGGTTTCTTTGATTTCAGATTGGTCTTGCCATGTCTCCACTGAGCAACAACTCATTGTTTTTGGACTACCATCGGAATCCATTTCCCATGTTTTTCCTGCGTGGCCTCAATGTGTCGCTTTCAACTGATGATCCTTTGCAGATTCACCTAACAAAAGAGCCCCTCGTGGAAGAATACAGCATTGCAGCTTCTGTGAGTTCTTCAAGTCTTTTGTCAGAAAATATTTGAGTTGTGAACTGTTATGGTTGTCCAATAAGTTTGCTATCTGGTGCAGGTTTGGAAGTTAAGTtcatgtgatatatgtgagattgCACGGAATTCAGTTTATCAATCTGGTTTCTCTCATGTACTGAAGGTAAGTTAGTCCTGTTGAAGTTGTACAATTTGTGTTTGCAATAATATAAATTCTCCaccaaatttattttctattttatttcttttgagtAACGCTTAACACAGTGCTTCATAGTTTgcattattgttatttttgggTGGACATGCCAGATGGAATATGCTGCAGCAAACGCCTTTTTGGCCAAGTTGTTTAGTTCTTTTGCCTTATCTACGTATACCCTAAATCTTGATGCCATTCAATTGCTGCTTTGTTATCACTAATTTACTGGGAAAGCATGTTCTCATTTGGCAAGTCTAATTCCTACTATTTTGGATGGGGGCCAATTGCAGGCCCTTTTATGGTACTTTGTAGAGTACAATAAATATTTTAATCTGCCTGTGTTTGCTTTTTTGAAGCCTATCCTTTATAACAATTGTAAATATATGTTTCCTGTTGTAATGTCTGAACTATGAACATCTGTTCTTAGTCTCACTGGGTCGGGAAGGAATACTACAAGAGAGGACCAGACGGGAATGATATTCACAAGACAAACGTACCTCATATCCGCCTTGAATTTCGTGATATGGTATGGAAGTTGTTTTGAATTATGTTTTAATGTCTTCACATTATGAGAGAATCAATATCTTtgctatataatatatatatatatatatatatgtctatACCAAATTCATTGTTGTACAGGCAGTCTGAAATGTCATAAACAAGCAGTTTTGAAAAGCTTTGGTAAAGAGGAAGTACTAGGAAATatggttttcttttccttctaatCAGTGGATTTGAAGGAAGGAAACTGATTCAAATTCTAATCGTTCTCTCCTTATCGCGTTATCCTAATGCATTTTTCAGAAGTTTTACCTTTTGGAATGGTCTTTGGTTGATGATGGAGGCCTCTGTTTGAAGATTAGCTTCCAAAATCCAAGTTGGATCAGATGAAGCAAATCTTATCGTGAAGTTACATATTGtcatttgaataaattttggctTCTCCTAGCgacgcctttttttttttttttttaaagcagaTCAGGTGTTAGAATATAAAGGTGACAAATTACGTGTTCAATATTGCAGATTTGGAGAGAGGAGATGCAACAGGTTTATTTGGGAAATTCTATATTTGCTGAACATATTGACCCATAATAAGCTTGGCTGGCTTTCTTTTGCGAGCTGGAACTTTTACATTCTATGTGGAGGTATCCCTAAAATTTATCCATTAGAACTGAGGAAATTTTCCATTCtctgtttatttttgttatttctgtagaagttcttttttcctttttattccaTATCAGATAAGGGCTGCAACGGTACTACAAATTAATGATGGTGTTGCCTGCACGTCtgctcctctttttctttttctcaggAAAAGTGCAAAAAAGCCAAGGACCTGCGGAATAGAACTTTAGAACAGAGTAGTATATGCATCtcaagaaaaattaaagaaaagaaataaagcaaaagCCAAACAGGACATATCCATGTAATAGAGAATAGTACAAGGTAACTTTGTATTTTACTTTGTATAAACATGTATAATGTGATCCGTCACCCACGGCAACTGAATGTTGAAGCTTATTTGAAAACACAATAATGAGTTCTTGAGTTGCGACTCAGTTGTTGCCAAGGTTATGAACGGGAAGATTTAAGTCCCCTTTTGTAACAGTGGGCTGCCTCTTAGTCTTAGGGGTACCTCCTAACAAACCCCGGTTGGACGCTATTATTATATAAAAGGCAGTCTCAAAGGCGTGACATAAACTCGGGCAAGAGAGCAAAATATCACCCTCCTCACAAAGGCTAAGGCCGTGATATGTCAAGGCGTGTAGGACCATGCAACTTCAGATATTTAGATTACACTTCTTTTGCAGGGGCAGGGTCGAACTTGGCCGAAGGATGTCACCTCCCGATTAGGAGTAACTATGTgcaaataaatataataaaggAGATTCACGGCCAGTACCGTCGCGCTTGGAACATACAACAAATACTAGCAGAACATCAATGAATAGAGAGAGACTAAAGTAATCAATCATCATCATGTACATCAGCAAATGGCTCATTCATCCAACAAAGTAGGGAATGCTCGGCTGGACAGAAGTACCATTAACCAGCTGCATACAAATCAACCAACAAGCTGGAAGAAATCCGtaatattatttaaaatgtGAAGTTTAATACATCATCATCGTCAAACATCTTTCTTTCTTAGTTTAGCCTTCCTCTTCGCCGTTAGAAGGAAATCCAAGCACTGAACACTACCATGTACACCGGCTGTTTGCATCTGATACTTAACTCCACCATCTCACTCATTCTTGAAGGACTGCAAAAAGATACGAACGAAATCAACAAATCGTACATCTACTTATCCAAGCATACAAAACTCAGCATTGATCTGAGCATCCAACCTCGAAATTTTTGGCCACCTGCTCCGAAACTTTTTTCTTCACCTCTGCGGCTGCATCCAACATTATTTCGTCAAGAAGAAAACGTTAGCCCAATttaataaaagaagaagaagaagaagaagagtgcTGCACTCAAAGaaccaaaaaccaaaagaatTGATGAGCAGCATGGGATACGAGCGCATGCCTTTGACAGAAACGTTCTCTATCCTCTTCGATGTCCTAACTGCAAATCTTTGGAAAGCAGGACTGAAACAGATTATAAGAATTAGTAGGAAACATCAGAACAGATCAGGATAGTACTTCACACCGTCCAAGCAAAAACAGTCCACAAGGATATAGAAATTTAATGTACACGAGCAACTAGAGTCCAAATCTCACAACAAAAGAAAGTACCCATAAGTTCAGTACTAATCCCTGAATGTATTTAACCAAAAATATGACCAACGACTATAGTTATCCCTACCAAAAAACAATAAGTTGTTGACAGCAACATACCATCAAGCTAATAATTTGCGTATGCTTCAAGTTTCAAAGCAACCAAAAAATCATACTTGATAGCAAAATAAGTTATCTTTAACCAAATAATATGAATCACTGCCCCCAACACCAAAGAACTCCcaaccacccccccccccccccgcggCCGCGGGgcccaaaaaaaatagaagaagaagaagaagacaccAAACTCCTAGGCAATTAAAGCCACCAAAAGTATAGTCAATACAAATGCCAATTTACAACAAGCTCGAAAAAACAAGtccaattaaaatataaaagaacaAGTACATGAACCAGATTCATTAAAATCTTGTAAAACATAAATGCTTCAGATTGTATGACCGTATAACAAGTTCAAAAAAAACTAGGCAGCCTCAGAGCACTAAAGTTTGAAAAGAACAATTGCGATCATTTCCGCAAATCATTACAAGCCTACGAAAGTCATCATCGGCATGCGAGCATTAAAGGAAAAGGATtatcattttcactaaaataaAATTCAGACCAAATAGCTCAAAACGGAAGCCGCATCAATTTAGTAGAAACTACTAATGAGATACGTGGATAAGAGTAGAAAAATGCTTCCAGAGACGCCAAAATATTCAGGAAAATAGAGTCTGTAAATAATGATAACCTGTTCGCGAGGCCATTCACGATGAGCTCGTTGGCGACGTAAGACATGACCCGATGGATGAAATTTCCTCCTCCAGCCATTATCGATTCCTCTCGGAGACTgatcaagtcaaaaacatgttAATTATTGGACAATTAGATAATATATTCGAGAAAGCTAAGAGTTTAAGGGTCATAGAAATAGCAAAACGACAATGAAGAGAGAGGGCTTCAACCTGAGATGCGATGGCCGAAAtcggaaactagggtttttagaGTCAGAAATCGCGATAACCTCCTGTATTTGGAGGCTGGAGGCTGGAGCTGGATTGACGCCAACAAGAGGCGggtttcctaaaactctaagtTGGGTGGGTCCCCGGGAAATTCGGGTCTCTGGGCATATAAACTATAATGGGCTTCTACCAGTAATGGGCGCAATTTGGAGTTTTGGGTTGGGATTCCCAACGGAGCCCAGAGAGCCCATCCGTGATAGCAGGTCTAATATGCTTACTGTACGGATCTTCTTGTTGATTAGAGCACGAAATAAGAGGCCAGCACCCATTAACTTTGAATGTAAAATTCAGATTCAGAAACGTAAAGTTATCAGGAATGGCAAATACTTGGATAAACCCTCGGTTTATATAGATTTTGCGATTCAAATTTTGTCATATGTCATATCATCACGCGGACTCAAAAATTAATGGTGTGACAAAATTTGAATCACATGATTTACAAGACTACATCTACCCAAGTTTTTTGCCACCGTTAAATTTGTCATAAAGACTCAAATAGGGATGCATTCCCTCCTCGAGCTCTTCTCTTTCTACTTGCAAAggcttgaaaagaaaaaaaaaaatgaatggatGCTTGTCTAGGCGGGCAATAGAATAGAGAAAGCTCTAGCATGTTATGGTATAGCGTACGAGGCTTTTTGGCCTcattttgaccaagaaaaaataattttagcaAAAGATAAGCTTTCCAAAGATAAAATAAACGATAAGCCTATACAAAGAGCAAGATTGCCCAGTCGCATCATGGTATCTAGACTATCTACCAAAGGCATTCATCTACAGTCAAAACATCCCAGTGCTATACCTCACTCTACAACGGAATCTCAAATCGCTTTTACAAGTGGAACTTTCCTCCATCAGGCTCCAACAAGCCTAACAGTAGTGTCAACAATGGTTGCAAGGATTCTATCAGCAGCAGCAGGAGCAGGAACATTCTTGAAAATAGCCTTATTTCTGGCTTTCCAAACCTGATAGATTGTACTAATAGCCAACAAACGGCTTGAAATTCCAGTGCAGGTGGACTCAATAGATCATGGTTTAGCGCCCCTGCACTCTTCACGTAATGCTTGAAACTTTTGCCATACGATTGCAGTCACCGgacattcaaaaaataaatgatcTATAATTTCCTCAGTAGCATTGCGCAGAATACAACAGAATGTTGAACCAAAAGGTTGTGCCAATCCTCTAAGCTTCAAGACCTTCCTCCACACTTAAAGAGCAATCAGAAGGAATATTAACCCTCAAAAGTGTTAGTGATAAATTATTCCCTTTAAAGTGCATTTTCTCTGCAAATTCACTAAGGGCCTCTGTTTGGAGTTAAAGTGGCTTATCAAAACGCACTTAAATTAGTAGAGATTTTAGTCAGAGTAGTTATGAAATGCTTGCTCACATTATTATTTGGATGCATATATTATTGGGGTGCATACTTACATAAGtga
Protein-coding sequences here:
- the LOC113694951 gene encoding AMP deaminase isoform X8 produces the protein MSVGKSNHASSAKRSGHLIRPTSPKSPVASVSAFESVEGSDDEDNMTDSAGLNDAYLHANGNADLPDHRNANNGEQMAMSASSMIRSHSVSGDLHSVQPDPVAADILRKEPEQETFVKLKIAPRETPSPDEVDVYRNLQVCLEMRKTYVFREAVAPWEKEIITDPSTPKPIPNPFDYMPERKSDHSFQMEDGVVQVYANKEATEKLFPVADATTFFTDLHHILKVIAAGNIRTLCHHRLVLLEQKFNLHLMLNADREFLAQKSAPHRDFYNVRKVDTHVHHSACMNQKHLLRFIKSKLRKEPDEVVIFRDGTYLTLKEVFESLDLSGYDLNVDLLDVHADKSTFHRFDKFNLKYNPCGQSRLREIFLKQENLIQGRFLGELTKQVFSDLEASKYQVRPLCMAEYRVSIYGRKQSEWDQLASWIVNNDLYSENVVWLIQLPRLYNVYKEMGIVTSFQNILDNVFLPLFEVTVDPDSHPQLHVFLKQVVGFDLVDDESKPERRPTKHMPTPAQWTNIFNPAYSYYIYYCYANLYTLNKLRESKGMTTIKLRPHSGEAGDVDHLAATFLTAHNIAHGINLRKSPVLQYLYYLAQIGLAMSPLSNNSLFLDYHRNPFPMFFLRGLNVSLSTDDPLQIHLTKEPLVEEYSIAASVWKLSSCDICEIARNSVYQSGFSHVLKSHWVGKEYYKRGPDGNDIHKTNVPHIRLEFRDMKFYLLEWSLVDDGGLCLKISFQNPSWIR
- the LOC113694951 gene encoding AMP deaminase isoform X2, with translation MDTYALHLAMAALVGASAVAVSAYYMHRKTLNHLLEFAKTIERERERGDAVAEDGGVGYGGGGADSPQHFKRYGSVDKRRNHGRRKGSGYYRRGSASLPDVTAISGGMDILDDRRNGPVHVDSIPTGLPRLHTLPEGKSNHASSAKRSGHLIRPTSPKSPVASVSAFESVEGSDDEDNMTDSAGLNDAYLHANGNADLPDHRNANNGEQMAMSASSMIRSHSVSGDLHSVQPDPVAADILRKEPEQETFVKLKIAPRETPSPDEVDVYRNLQVCLEMRKTYVFREAVAPWEKEIITDPSTPKPIPNPFDYMPERKSDHSFQMEDGVVQVYANKEATEKLFPVADATTFFTDLHHILKVIAAGNIRTLCHHRLVLLEQKFNLHLMLNADREFLAQKSAPHRDFYNVRKVDTHVHHSACMNQKHLLRFIKSKLRKEPDEVVIFRDGTYLTLKEVFESLDLSGYDLNVDLLDVHADKSTFHRFDKFNLKYNPCGQSRLREIFLKQENLIQGRFLGELTKQVFSDLEASKYQMAEYRVSIYGRKQSEWDQLASWIVNNDLYSENVVWLIQLPRLYNVYKEMGIVTSFQNILDNVFLPLFEVTVDPDSHPQLHVFLKQVVGFDLVDDESKPERRPTKHMPTPAQWTNIFNPAYSYYIYYCYANLYTLNKLRESKGMTTIKLRPHSGEAGDVDHLAATFLTAHNIAHGINLRKSPVLQYLYYLAQIGLAMSPLSNNSLFLDYHRNPFPMFFLRGLNVSLSTDDPLQIHLTKEPLVEEYSIAASVWKLSSCDICEIARNSVYQSGFSHVLKSHWVGKEYYKRGPDGNDIHKTNVPHIRLEFRDMKFYLLEWSLVDDGGLCLKISFQNPSWIR
- the LOC113694951 gene encoding AMP deaminase isoform X7; protein product: MDTYALHLAMAALVGASAVAVSAYYMHRKTLNHLLEFAKTIERERERGDAVAEDGGVGYGGGGADSPQHFKRYGSVDKRRNHGRRKGSGYYRRGSASLPDVTAISGGMDILDDRRNGPVHVDSIPTGLPRLHTLPEGKSNHASSAKRSGHLIRPTSPKSPVASVSAFESVEGSDDEDNMTDSAGLNDAYLHANGNADLPDHRNANNGEQMAMSASSMIRSHSVSGDLHSVQPDPVAADILRKEPEQETFVKLKIAPRETPSPDEVDVYRNLQVCLEMRKTYVFREAVAPWEKEIITDPSTPKPIPNPFDYMPERKSDHSFQMEDGVVQVYANKEATEKLFPVADATTFFTDLHHILKVIAAGNIRTLCHHRLVLLEQKFNLHLMLNADREFLAQKSAPHRDFYNVRKVDTHVHHSACMNQKHLLRFIKSKLRKEPDEVVIFRDGTYLTLKEVFESLDLSGYDLNVDLLDVHADKSTFHRFDKFNLKYNPCGQSRLREIFLKQENLIQGRFLGELTKQVFSDLEASKYQMAEYRVSIYGRKQSEWDQLASWIVNNDLYSENVVWLIQLPRLYNVYKEMGIVTSFQNILDNVFLPLFEVTVDPDSHPQLHVFLKQVVGFDLVDDESKPERRPTKHMPTPAQWTNIFNPAYSYYIYYCYANLYTLNKLRESKGMTTIKLRPHSGEAGDVDHLAATFLTAHNIAHGINLRKSPVLQYLYYLAQIGLAMSPLSNNSLFLDYHRNPFPMFFLRGLNVSLSTDDPLQIHLTKEPLVEEYSIAASVWKLSSCDICEIARNSVYQSGFSHVLKSHWVGKEYYKRGPDGNDIHKTNVPHIRLEFRDMIRC